In the Paralichthys olivaceus isolate ysfri-2021 chromosome 15, ASM2471397v2, whole genome shotgun sequence genome, one interval contains:
- the nup98 gene encoding nuclear pore complex protein Nup98-Nup96 isoform X2, with translation MFNKSFGTPFGGGTGGFGNSSTFGQQNTGFGATGGFGASTFGATTNTGGLFGATQNKPGGLFGSSTFSQPATSSTSTGFGFGAASGTSTSLFGNTGTGTSSGLFSQQNNAFSANKPTSFGSFGTSTSSGGLFGSTNTASNPFGGANSLFGGSGFSATQQPGTTVKFNPPTGSDTMVKAGVTTSINTKHQCITAMKEYENKSLEELRLEDYQAGRKGPTNQMAAPTGSLFSSTAATSSATTGLFGSTAPNTSFSFGQTKSTFGAAAPSGFGATTGGLFTQPTQQPAGSLFKPFGQTTTAPNTGFSFGNTNTMGQANTSTMGLFGNTAASQSGGLFGTAQTSTATGFGAGTGLFGPTNTGFGNVGTQQTLFGNKTAGFGTTTTSAPSFGTGTGLFGNKPALTLGTGTNTSTFGFGANPAAGSLFGNKPATGGLGTGLGTSFGAVGPGQTSLFGNNQNKLGTTLGTMGTFGTTGFNSGTSAMGFGAPQQPVALTDPSAAAAQQAMLQQQLSVLAYSPYGDSPLFRNPLSDPKKKEERLKPTNPTAQKALTTPTHYKLTPRPATRVRPKALSSSGSSKSQLFDGLDDDEPSLTNGAFVPRKSIKKLVLKNLNSSQYSSQAETETDDLASPPEYPQNGHSLMEEEEELRELGGSSIQADDDPEVTQFYVNPIAKPIPQGRAQTSLQDTISDLNMHKAARNGLELSSDDVLASLGEESLQEEREEEQQEIQQSPHPAGIVLNRVGYYTIPSMKDLAEMTDEHGECSVENFTIGRKGYGSIFFPGEVNVSGLNLDEIVHFRRKEVIVYPDDKNKPPEGEGLNRRAEVTLDGVWPNDKTTCTQIRSPERLSDMNYEGRLEKASRKQGARFLEYRTETGSWVFEVAHFSKYGLQDSDEEDDVPLKTDPKKLKTMMPLPPSKLQQPLPPSQHQVAPQAQSTVVDLPSGLAELDSDMADITQSFPTESLLGGQEDSDLPGETDTTCGKLGGLTSAELDGISASSHIASTLGINPHTLQIMKASLFAEDEEDSELFPDRGVMKVSTDVSSPRIVLPGAQTRTSVGGLLQARFTSGLLSQLSDSPQPLLSRASLTLGDTPRSLHWAAQGPSFLLPPQTPEPSIRTVGVRRLGGPVPLKESVTLGKGGLLMDVGLFKGRSFRVGWGPGWTLAHCGDRLSSSGSKHLDHKDLSSKTDFSFLPKPARNKPLVESPYKVTLEQLVGLEPQVPKTSEEEDEESPTVLQRPLEICLEHSTISTTDSSTCPLVQPQTGVAALHEYAKWIRELNDTRGDADPLLGHWAEVWTLCEALWGRLGPADQEPDIETPSDYEQQLERRRTFSAWLSRSATCRVEEEVALAGKGHHTEAIFSYLTGNRISEACRVAQKEGDHRLSLLLSQALGSQYCRDLLALQLADWNRMQTDCYLPEERLRIFTLLAGKPVWQSSDSVVNVCSQLDWKRCMAVHLWFMLPPTASMADALAKYEAAFQGSCEGGKYACAPLPPYLEGEKTDVEEEEEKKMDVDEEEESKRPLYDLCFHLLKLYSDRHYSLQQLLDPLTVTWERLDYRLSWHLWGVLQSLHYSHLSASRQGLLHASYAAQLESAGLWHMSVFILLHIPDHAQRERAVREMLTLHCPLQETDESVRRERFLTERLLIPERWIHEAKATRAHRDANRHQEALHLYRAGYWNQCHRLLIQHLASDCIINDNHDYLLEFLEGLAVPEHSTTIQDWDTAGRVYLDYIRVIKTLQDIQQMENAGYELERLYTDVTSLCGRIELLPCRTARDRLAQSEMAKRVSNILRVVLSLQQGDGASDSLSIPLAQLAPHITRLPMPEDYTLEELRGLTQSYLRQLIISQ, from the exons ATGTTCAACAAGTCATTCGGGACTCCCTTCGGTGGAGGGACAGGGGGATTTGGCAACTCGTCCACCTTTGGACAACAAA ACACAGGCTTTGGGGCGACAGGAGGATTTGGGGCTTCTACGTTCGGGGCGACTACCAACACTGGAGGACTGTTTGGTGCCACACAGAATAAACCTG GCGGTCTGTTTGGATCCAGTACGTTCAGTCAACCAGCAACTTCCTCCACCAGCACCGGCTTCGGCTTCGGTGCAGCGAGCGGCACGTCTACCAGCTTGTTTGGCAACACAGGAACAGGCACCAGCAGTGGACTCTTCTCCCAGCAGAATAATGCCTTCAGTGCCAACAAACCCACATCTTTTGGAA GCTTTGGGACGAGCACCAGCAGCGGTGGGCTCTTCGGCTCCACCAACACTGCCTCAAACCCTTTCGGTGGAGCGAACTCTCTGTTCGGAGGCTCTGGGTTCTCCGCAACACAGCAGCCGGGAACAACCGTGAAATTCAAT CCTCCAACAGGAAGCGACACGATGGTGAAAGCTGGTGTGACCACGAGCATCAACACCAAACACCAGTGCATCACAGCCATGAAGGAGTACGAGAACAAATCCCTGGAG gagtTGAGACTGGAGGATTACCAGGCCGGCAGGAAAGGACCGACCAATCAGATGGCTGCACCGACAGGCAGCTTGTTCAGTTCGACTGCGGCCACATCCAGTGCCACCACTGGCCTGTTTGGCTCCACAGCCCCTAACACCAGCTTCTCCTTCGGACAGACTAAAAGCACCTTCGGAGCAG CAGCACCCAGCGGGTTTGGTGCAACCACAGGCGGCCTTTTCACTCAGCCGACACAGCAACCAGCCGGCAGCCTCTTCAAGCCGTTCGGTCAGACGACCACCGCGCCAAACACCGGCTTCTCCTTCGGGAACACCAACACCATGGGACAGGCCAACACCAGCACCATG GGTTTGTTTGGGAACACGGCAGCGTCTCAGTCGGGTGGGTTGTTCGGCACCGCTCAGACCAGCACCGCCACAGGCTTCGGGGCTGGCACTGGGCTGTTTGGACCAACCAACACTGGGTTCGGAAACGTTGGCACACAG CAGACTTTATTCGGTAATAAGACGGCCGGGTTTGGCACCACCACCACTAGTGCTCCGTCCTTCGGCACCGGCACTGGACTCTTTGGGAACAAGCCGGCGCTCACGCTTGGAACCGGAACCAACACCTCTACCTTCG GTTTCGGAGCGAATCCTGCTGCAGGGAGTCTGTTCGGAAACAAACCGGCCACTGGTGGACTGGGCACCGGACTGGGAACCAGCTTTGGAGCAG tgGGGCCAGGACAGACGTCTCTGTTCGGAAACAACCAGAACAAACTGGGAACCACTCTTGGAACCATGGGAACATTCGGAACGACAGGATTCAACAGTGGAACCAGTGCGATGGGATTCGGAGCTCCGCAGCAACCAGTCG cGCTGACTGATCCAAGCGCAGCAGCGGCCCAGCAGGccatgctgcagcagcagctcagcgtTCTGGCGTATTCGCCGTACGGAGACTCGCCGCTGTTCAGAAACCCACTGTCCGACccgaagaagaaagaggag CGTCTGAAACCAACCAATCCCACTGCCCAGAAGGCTCTGACCACGCCCACCCACTACAAGCTGACTCCTCGTCCTGCGACCAGGGTTCGCCCCAAAGCGCTGTCGTCATCCGGCTCCTCCAAGTCGCAACTCTTCGACGGCCTCGATGATGACGAGCCCTCGCTCACCAACGGAGCCTTCGTGCCCAG GAAGAGCATAAAGAAACTTGTGTTGAAGAACCTGAACAGCAGTCAGTACAGCAGCCAGGCGGAGACGGAGACAGACGACCTCGCTTCACCCCCGGAGTATCCACAGAACGGACACAg CCtcatggaagaggaggaggagctgagggagcTTGGGGGCTCTAGCATCCAGGCAGACGATGACCCAGAGGTCACCCAGTTCTACGTTAACCCCATCGCCAAGCCCATCCCACAGGGTCGCGCCCAGACCAGCCTGCAAGACACCATCAGTGACCTGAACATGCACAAAGCGGCGAGGAACGGCCTGGAG CTGAGCAGTGATGACGTGCTGGCATCTCTGGGGGAGGAGTCTCTGcaggaggaaagggaggaagagCAGCAAGAAATACAACAGTCCCCTCATCCAGCAG gCATCGTCCTCAACCGTGTGGGTTATTACACCATCCCCTCCATGAAGGATCTGGCTGAGATGACGGATGAACACGGAGAGTGTTCGGTGGAAAACTTTACTATCGGCAGGAAAG GTTATGGCTCCATCTTCTTCCCGGGCGAGGTGAATGTGAGTGGGCTGAACCTTGACGAGATCGTCCACTTCCGACGCAAGGAGGTCATTGTGTACCCGGATGACAAAAACAAGCCGCCTGAGGGGGAGGGGCTTAACAG ACGAGCAGAGGTGACCCTGGACGGCGTTTGGCCAAATGACAAGACGACCTGCACTCAGATCAGGAGCCCTGAGCGTCTATCCGACATGAACTACGAGGGTCGGCTGGAGAAAGCCTCGCGCAAACAGGGAGCACGTTTCCTGGAGTACAGAACTGAGACGGGGTCCTGGGTGTTCGAG gtgGCCCACTTCTCGAAGTACGGCCTCCAGGATTCTGACGAGGAGGACGACGTACCTCTGAAAACCGACCCCAAGAAGTTGAAGACCATGAtgccacttcctccctccaAGCTGCAACAGCCGCTTCCCCCCTCCCAACATCAGGTGGCGCCACAGGCTCAG TCCACTGTCGTGGATCTTCCCAGTGGCTTGGCGGAGCTGGACAGTGACATGGCCGACATCACCCAGAGTTTCCCGACAGAGAGCCTGCTGGGAGGGCAGGAGGACAGCGACCTGCCCGGGGAGACAGACACGACATGCGGGAAGCTCGGAGGTTTGACCTCTGCTGAGCTTGATGGAATATCTGCGTCCAGCCACATCGCATCGACGCTGGGCATCAACCCGCACACGCTCCAG ATCATGAAGGCGTCTCTGTTTGCcgaggatgaggaggacagTGAGTTGTTTCCGGACCGTGGAGTGATGAAAGTTTCCACTGACGTCTCGTCCCCTCGCATCGTTCTGCCGGGAGCTCAGACCCGAACCTCTG tgGGTGGTCTTCTTCAGGCTCGTTTTACCTCCGGCCTCCTCTCTCAGCTCTCAGACTCTCCTCAGCCTCTTCTGTCCAGGGCGTCCCTGACGTTGGGCGACACCCCCCGCTCATTACACTGGGCAGCACAGGGCCCCTCCTTCCTATTGCCCCCTCAAACTCCAGAGCCGTCGATCAGGACGGTTGGCGTGCGGCGCCTGGGTGGCCCTGTCCCTCTCAAAGAGTCGGTCACTTTGGGGAAG GGAGGTTTGCTGATGGACGTCGGGCTGTTTAAGGGTCGATCCTTTCGTGTCGGTTGGGGTCCTGGCTGGACGCTGGCGCACTGTGGAGACCGGCTCAGCTCGTCGGGCTCTAAACACCTCGACCACAAAGACCTGAGCTCCAAGACCGACTTCAGCTTCCTGCCAAAACCTGCCAGGAACAAACC ACTTGTGGAAAGCCCCTACAAAGTTACGCTGGAGCAGCTGGTCGGTCTGGAGCCTCAGGTGCCGAAGAccagtgaggaagaggatgaagagagcCCGACAGTgctgcagcgccccctggagATCTGCCTGGAGCACAGCACCATCAGCACCACGGACTCGTCCACCTGCCCTCTGGTGCAACCTCAGACTGGTGTGGCAGCGCTGCACGAATACGCCAAGTGGATCAGGGAGCTGAACGACACGCGTGGTGACGCAGACC ctcTCCTGGGCCACTGGGCCGAGGTCTGGACCCTGTGTGAGGCTCTATGGGGCCGGTTGGGCCCCGCCGACCAAGAGCCAGACATCGAGACGCCAAGCGACtatgagcagcagctggagagacGGCGGACATTCTCTGCCTGGCTGTCCCGTAGCGCCACctgcagggtggaggaggaggtggctcTGGCAGGGAAGGGTCACCACACGGAGGCCATCTTCAGCTACCTGACGGGGAACCGCATCAGTGAGGCGTGTCGAGTCGCACAGaaggaag GTGACCATCGGTTGTCCCTGCTGCTGTCTCAGGCCCTGGGCTCTCAGTACTGTCGCGATCTGCTGGCTCTTCAGCTCGCCGACTGGAACCGCATGCAGACCGACTGCTACCTACCAGAGGAACGACTTCGCATCTTCACACTACTGGCAGGGAAACCT gTGTGGCAGTCGTCGGACTCCGTGGTGAACGTTTGCTCACAGTTAGACTGGAAACGCTGCATGGCTGTCCACCTCTGGTTCATGCTTCCTCCGACTGCCTCCATGGCTGATGCCCTCGCTAAATATGAAGCTGCCTTCCAG GGCTCATGTGAGGGGGGGAAGTACGCCTGTGCCCCCCTGCCTCCGTATCTGGAGGGGGAGAAGACAGacgtggaagaggaggaggagaagaagatggacgtggacgaggaggaggagtctaAACGACCTCTGTACGACCTCTGTTTCCACCTGCTCAAACTCTACAGCGACAG ACACtacagtctgcagcagctgctggatcCTCTCACCGTCACCTGGGAGCGTCTGGATTACCGTCTGAGCTGGCACCTGTGGGGCGTCCTGCAGTCGCTGCACTACAGCCACCTGAGCGCCTCACGCCAGGGACTCCTCCACGCCAGCTATGCCGCACAACTGGAGAGCGCCGGCCTCTGGCACATGTCCGTCTTCATCCTACTGCACATCCCCGACCACGC TCAGCGGGAACGAGCCGTCAGAGAGATGTTGACCCTCCACTGCCCCCTGCAGGAGACTGACGAGTCTGTCCGGAGGGAGCGCTTCTTGACGGAGAGACTGCTCATCCCAGAACGGTGGATCCACGAGGCCAAGGCCACGCGAGCACACCGAGACGCAAACAGACACCAGGAGGCGCTGCATCTGTACCGGGCCGGATACTGGAACCAGTGTCACCGGCTGCTGATCCAACATCTGGCTTCAG ATTGCATCATCAACGACAACCATGACTACCTGCTGGAGTTCCTGGAGGGGCTGGCGGTCCCTGAACACAGCACCACCATCCAGGACTGGGACACTGCAGGGAGGGTTTACCTGGACTACATCAGAGTCATTAAGACTCTGCAGGACAtccagcag ATGGAAAACGCTGGTTACGAGCTCGAGCGTCTCTACACCGACGTGACGTCTCTCTGTGGCAGAATCGAACTCCTGCCGTGCAGGACCGCCAGAGACCGGCTCGCCCAATCAG AAATGGCGAAGCGTGTTTCCAACATCCTGCGTGTGGTGCTGAGTCTGCAGCAGGGCGACGGTGCGTCCGACTCCCTCAGCATCCCGCTCGCCCAGCTGGCTCCACACATCACCCGCCTACCGATGCCGGAGGACTACACGCTGGAGGAGCTGCGAGGCCTCACGCAGTCGTACCTTCGACAGCTCATCATCAGCCAATGA
- the nup98 gene encoding nuclear pore complex protein Nup98-Nup96 isoform X3: MFNKSFGTPFGGGTGGFGNSSTFGQQNTGFGATGGFGASTFGATTNTGGLFGATQNKPGGLFGSSTFSQPATSSTSTGFGFGAASGTSTSLFGNTGTGTSSGLFSQQNNAFSANKPTSFGSFGTSTSSGGLFGSTNTASNPFGGANSLFGGSGFSATQQPGTTVKFNPPTGSDTMVKAGVTTSINTKHQCITAMKEYENKSLEELRLEDYQAGRKGPTNQMAAPTGSLFSSTAATSSATTGLFGSTAPNTSFSFGQTKSTFGAAAPSGFGATTGGLFTQPTQQPAGSLFKPFGQTTTAPNTGFSFGNTNTMGQANTSTMGLFGNTAASQSGGLFGTAQTSTATGFGAGTGLFGPTNTGFGNVGTQTLFGNKTAGFGTTTTSAPSFGTGTGLFGNKPALTLGTGTNTSTFGFGANPAAGSLFGNKPATGGLGTGLGTSFGAAVGPGQTSLFGNNQNKLGTTLGTMGTFGTTGFNSGTSAMGFGAPQQPVALTDPSAAAAQQAMLQQQLSVLAYSPYGDSPLFRNPLSDPKKKEERLKPTNPTAQKALTTPTHYKLTPRPATRVRPKALSSSGSSKSQLFDGLDDDEPSLTNGAFVPRKSIKKLVLKNLNSSQYSSQAETETDDLASPPEYPQNGHSLMEEEEELRELGGSSIQADDDPEVTQFYVNPIAKPIPQGRAQTSLQDTISDLNMHKAARNGLELSSDDVLASLGEESLQEEREEEQQEIQQSPHPAGIVLNRVGYYTIPSMKDLAEMTDEHGECSVENFTIGRKGYGSIFFPGEVNVSGLNLDEIVHFRRKEVIVYPDDKNKPPEGEGLNRRAEVTLDGVWPNDKTTCTQIRSPERLSDMNYEGRLEKASRKQGARFLEYRTETGSWVFEVAHFSKYGLQDSDEEDDVPLKTDPKKLKTMMPLPPSKLQQPLPPSQHQVAPQAQSTVVDLPSGLAELDSDMADITQSFPTESLLGGQEDSDLPGETDTTCGKLGGLTSAELDGISASSHIASTLGINPHTLQIMKASLFAEDEEDSELFPDRGVMKVSTDVSSPRIVLPGAQTRTSVGGLLQARFTSGLLSQLSDSPQPLLSRASLTLGDTPRSLHWAAQGPSFLLPPQTPEPSIRTVGVRRLGGPVPLKESVTLGKGGLLMDVGLFKGRSFRVGWGPGWTLAHCGDRLSSSGSKHLDHKDLSSKTDFSFLPKPARNKPLVESPYKVTLEQLVGLEPQVPKTSEEEDEESPTVLQRPLEICLEHSTISTTDSSTCPLVQPQTGVAALHEYAKWIRELNDTRGDADPLLGHWAEVWTLCEALWGRLGPADQEPDIETPSDYEQQLERRRTFSAWLSRSATCRVEEEVALAGKGHHTEAIFSYLTGNRISEACRVAQKEGDHRLSLLLSQALGSQYCRDLLALQLADWNRMQTDCYLPEERLRIFTLLAGKPVWQSSDSVVNVCSQLDWKRCMAVHLWFMLPPTASMADALAKYEAAFQGSCEGGKYACAPLPPYLEGEKTDVEEEEEKKMDVDEEEESKRPLYDLCFHLLKLYSDRHYSLQQLLDPLTVTWERLDYRLSWHLWGVLQSLHYSHLSASRQGLLHASYAAQLESAGLWHMSVFILLHIPDHAQRERAVREMLTLHCPLQETDESVRRERFLTERLLIPERWIHEAKATRAHRDANRHQEALHLYRAGYWNQCHRLLIQHLASDCIINDNHDYLLEFLEGLAVPEHSTTIQDWDTAGRVYLDYIRVIKTLQDIQQMENAGYELERLYTDVTSLCGRIELLPCRTARDRLAQSEMAKRVSNILRVVLSLQQGDGASDSLSIPLAQLAPHITRLPMPEDYTLEELRGLTQSYLRQLIISQ, translated from the exons ATGTTCAACAAGTCATTCGGGACTCCCTTCGGTGGAGGGACAGGGGGATTTGGCAACTCGTCCACCTTTGGACAACAAA ACACAGGCTTTGGGGCGACAGGAGGATTTGGGGCTTCTACGTTCGGGGCGACTACCAACACTGGAGGACTGTTTGGTGCCACACAGAATAAACCTG GCGGTCTGTTTGGATCCAGTACGTTCAGTCAACCAGCAACTTCCTCCACCAGCACCGGCTTCGGCTTCGGTGCAGCGAGCGGCACGTCTACCAGCTTGTTTGGCAACACAGGAACAGGCACCAGCAGTGGACTCTTCTCCCAGCAGAATAATGCCTTCAGTGCCAACAAACCCACATCTTTTGGAA GCTTTGGGACGAGCACCAGCAGCGGTGGGCTCTTCGGCTCCACCAACACTGCCTCAAACCCTTTCGGTGGAGCGAACTCTCTGTTCGGAGGCTCTGGGTTCTCCGCAACACAGCAGCCGGGAACAACCGTGAAATTCAAT CCTCCAACAGGAAGCGACACGATGGTGAAAGCTGGTGTGACCACGAGCATCAACACCAAACACCAGTGCATCACAGCCATGAAGGAGTACGAGAACAAATCCCTGGAG gagtTGAGACTGGAGGATTACCAGGCCGGCAGGAAAGGACCGACCAATCAGATGGCTGCACCGACAGGCAGCTTGTTCAGTTCGACTGCGGCCACATCCAGTGCCACCACTGGCCTGTTTGGCTCCACAGCCCCTAACACCAGCTTCTCCTTCGGACAGACTAAAAGCACCTTCGGAGCAG CAGCACCCAGCGGGTTTGGTGCAACCACAGGCGGCCTTTTCACTCAGCCGACACAGCAACCAGCCGGCAGCCTCTTCAAGCCGTTCGGTCAGACGACCACCGCGCCAAACACCGGCTTCTCCTTCGGGAACACCAACACCATGGGACAGGCCAACACCAGCACCATG GGTTTGTTTGGGAACACGGCAGCGTCTCAGTCGGGTGGGTTGTTCGGCACCGCTCAGACCAGCACCGCCACAGGCTTCGGGGCTGGCACTGGGCTGTTTGGACCAACCAACACTGGGTTCGGAAACGTTGGCACACAG ACTTTATTCGGTAATAAGACGGCCGGGTTTGGCACCACCACCACTAGTGCTCCGTCCTTCGGCACCGGCACTGGACTCTTTGGGAACAAGCCGGCGCTCACGCTTGGAACCGGAACCAACACCTCTACCTTCG GTTTCGGAGCGAATCCTGCTGCAGGGAGTCTGTTCGGAAACAAACCGGCCACTGGTGGACTGGGCACCGGACTGGGAACCAGCTTTGGAGCAG cagtgGGGCCAGGACAGACGTCTCTGTTCGGAAACAACCAGAACAAACTGGGAACCACTCTTGGAACCATGGGAACATTCGGAACGACAGGATTCAACAGTGGAACCAGTGCGATGGGATTCGGAGCTCCGCAGCAACCAGTCG cGCTGACTGATCCAAGCGCAGCAGCGGCCCAGCAGGccatgctgcagcagcagctcagcgtTCTGGCGTATTCGCCGTACGGAGACTCGCCGCTGTTCAGAAACCCACTGTCCGACccgaagaagaaagaggag CGTCTGAAACCAACCAATCCCACTGCCCAGAAGGCTCTGACCACGCCCACCCACTACAAGCTGACTCCTCGTCCTGCGACCAGGGTTCGCCCCAAAGCGCTGTCGTCATCCGGCTCCTCCAAGTCGCAACTCTTCGACGGCCTCGATGATGACGAGCCCTCGCTCACCAACGGAGCCTTCGTGCCCAG GAAGAGCATAAAGAAACTTGTGTTGAAGAACCTGAACAGCAGTCAGTACAGCAGCCAGGCGGAGACGGAGACAGACGACCTCGCTTCACCCCCGGAGTATCCACAGAACGGACACAg CCtcatggaagaggaggaggagctgagggagcTTGGGGGCTCTAGCATCCAGGCAGACGATGACCCAGAGGTCACCCAGTTCTACGTTAACCCCATCGCCAAGCCCATCCCACAGGGTCGCGCCCAGACCAGCCTGCAAGACACCATCAGTGACCTGAACATGCACAAAGCGGCGAGGAACGGCCTGGAG CTGAGCAGTGATGACGTGCTGGCATCTCTGGGGGAGGAGTCTCTGcaggaggaaagggaggaagagCAGCAAGAAATACAACAGTCCCCTCATCCAGCAG gCATCGTCCTCAACCGTGTGGGTTATTACACCATCCCCTCCATGAAGGATCTGGCTGAGATGACGGATGAACACGGAGAGTGTTCGGTGGAAAACTTTACTATCGGCAGGAAAG GTTATGGCTCCATCTTCTTCCCGGGCGAGGTGAATGTGAGTGGGCTGAACCTTGACGAGATCGTCCACTTCCGACGCAAGGAGGTCATTGTGTACCCGGATGACAAAAACAAGCCGCCTGAGGGGGAGGGGCTTAACAG ACGAGCAGAGGTGACCCTGGACGGCGTTTGGCCAAATGACAAGACGACCTGCACTCAGATCAGGAGCCCTGAGCGTCTATCCGACATGAACTACGAGGGTCGGCTGGAGAAAGCCTCGCGCAAACAGGGAGCACGTTTCCTGGAGTACAGAACTGAGACGGGGTCCTGGGTGTTCGAG gtgGCCCACTTCTCGAAGTACGGCCTCCAGGATTCTGACGAGGAGGACGACGTACCTCTGAAAACCGACCCCAAGAAGTTGAAGACCATGAtgccacttcctccctccaAGCTGCAACAGCCGCTTCCCCCCTCCCAACATCAGGTGGCGCCACAGGCTCAG TCCACTGTCGTGGATCTTCCCAGTGGCTTGGCGGAGCTGGACAGTGACATGGCCGACATCACCCAGAGTTTCCCGACAGAGAGCCTGCTGGGAGGGCAGGAGGACAGCGACCTGCCCGGGGAGACAGACACGACATGCGGGAAGCTCGGAGGTTTGACCTCTGCTGAGCTTGATGGAATATCTGCGTCCAGCCACATCGCATCGACGCTGGGCATCAACCCGCACACGCTCCAG ATCATGAAGGCGTCTCTGTTTGCcgaggatgaggaggacagTGAGTTGTTTCCGGACCGTGGAGTGATGAAAGTTTCCACTGACGTCTCGTCCCCTCGCATCGTTCTGCCGGGAGCTCAGACCCGAACCTCTG tgGGTGGTCTTCTTCAGGCTCGTTTTACCTCCGGCCTCCTCTCTCAGCTCTCAGACTCTCCTCAGCCTCTTCTGTCCAGGGCGTCCCTGACGTTGGGCGACACCCCCCGCTCATTACACTGGGCAGCACAGGGCCCCTCCTTCCTATTGCCCCCTCAAACTCCAGAGCCGTCGATCAGGACGGTTGGCGTGCGGCGCCTGGGTGGCCCTGTCCCTCTCAAAGAGTCGGTCACTTTGGGGAAG GGAGGTTTGCTGATGGACGTCGGGCTGTTTAAGGGTCGATCCTTTCGTGTCGGTTGGGGTCCTGGCTGGACGCTGGCGCACTGTGGAGACCGGCTCAGCTCGTCGGGCTCTAAACACCTCGACCACAAAGACCTGAGCTCCAAGACCGACTTCAGCTTCCTGCCAAAACCTGCCAGGAACAAACC ACTTGTGGAAAGCCCCTACAAAGTTACGCTGGAGCAGCTGGTCGGTCTGGAGCCTCAGGTGCCGAAGAccagtgaggaagaggatgaagagagcCCGACAGTgctgcagcgccccctggagATCTGCCTGGAGCACAGCACCATCAGCACCACGGACTCGTCCACCTGCCCTCTGGTGCAACCTCAGACTGGTGTGGCAGCGCTGCACGAATACGCCAAGTGGATCAGGGAGCTGAACGACACGCGTGGTGACGCAGACC ctcTCCTGGGCCACTGGGCCGAGGTCTGGACCCTGTGTGAGGCTCTATGGGGCCGGTTGGGCCCCGCCGACCAAGAGCCAGACATCGAGACGCCAAGCGACtatgagcagcagctggagagacGGCGGACATTCTCTGCCTGGCTGTCCCGTAGCGCCACctgcagggtggaggaggaggtggctcTGGCAGGGAAGGGTCACCACACGGAGGCCATCTTCAGCTACCTGACGGGGAACCGCATCAGTGAGGCGTGTCGAGTCGCACAGaaggaag GTGACCATCGGTTGTCCCTGCTGCTGTCTCAGGCCCTGGGCTCTCAGTACTGTCGCGATCTGCTGGCTCTTCAGCTCGCCGACTGGAACCGCATGCAGACCGACTGCTACCTACCAGAGGAACGACTTCGCATCTTCACACTACTGGCAGGGAAACCT gTGTGGCAGTCGTCGGACTCCGTGGTGAACGTTTGCTCACAGTTAGACTGGAAACGCTGCATGGCTGTCCACCTCTGGTTCATGCTTCCTCCGACTGCCTCCATGGCTGATGCCCTCGCTAAATATGAAGCTGCCTTCCAG GGCTCATGTGAGGGGGGGAAGTACGCCTGTGCCCCCCTGCCTCCGTATCTGGAGGGGGAGAAGACAGacgtggaagaggaggaggagaagaagatggacgtggacgaggaggaggagtctaAACGACCTCTGTACGACCTCTGTTTCCACCTGCTCAAACTCTACAGCGACAG ACACtacagtctgcagcagctgctggatcCTCTCACCGTCACCTGGGAGCGTCTGGATTACCGTCTGAGCTGGCACCTGTGGGGCGTCCTGCAGTCGCTGCACTACAGCCACCTGAGCGCCTCACGCCAGGGACTCCTCCACGCCAGCTATGCCGCACAACTGGAGAGCGCCGGCCTCTGGCACATGTCCGTCTTCATCCTACTGCACATCCCCGACCACGC TCAGCGGGAACGAGCCGTCAGAGAGATGTTGACCCTCCACTGCCCCCTGCAGGAGACTGACGAGTCTGTCCGGAGGGAGCGCTTCTTGACGGAGAGACTGCTCATCCCAGAACGGTGGATCCACGAGGCCAAGGCCACGCGAGCACACCGAGACGCAAACAGACACCAGGAGGCGCTGCATCTGTACCGGGCCGGATACTGGAACCAGTGTCACCGGCTGCTGATCCAACATCTGGCTTCAG ATTGCATCATCAACGACAACCATGACTACCTGCTGGAGTTCCTGGAGGGGCTGGCGGTCCCTGAACACAGCACCACCATCCAGGACTGGGACACTGCAGGGAGGGTTTACCTGGACTACATCAGAGTCATTAAGACTCTGCAGGACAtccagcag ATGGAAAACGCTGGTTACGAGCTCGAGCGTCTCTACACCGACGTGACGTCTCTCTGTGGCAGAATCGAACTCCTGCCGTGCAGGACCGCCAGAGACCGGCTCGCCCAATCAG AAATGGCGAAGCGTGTTTCCAACATCCTGCGTGTGGTGCTGAGTCTGCAGCAGGGCGACGGTGCGTCCGACTCCCTCAGCATCCCGCTCGCCCAGCTGGCTCCACACATCACCCGCCTACCGATGCCGGAGGACTACACGCTGGAGGAGCTGCGAGGCCTCACGCAGTCGTACCTTCGACAGCTCATCATCAGCCAATGA